In Canis lupus dingo isolate Sandy chromosome 1, ASM325472v2, whole genome shotgun sequence, a single genomic region encodes these proteins:
- the LOC112644596 gene encoding uncharacterized protein LOC112644596: protein MAQSFSASGCRSHTGSSRPRSRFSTLTPELLVQAPAVTQQSHRLKPRPQPQPQRKGQEPVQPSAVKTAVWAERRARSVYLCRRFPSAAWGQKDPSGQGEGPGSLAAYQTRPAAEEAEEAEGEKTESNAASCSTEYIAPEARRQRARGSTGGAREAASRAESAVRLLGRRSPSRLAFRWVGQQASNWTPHPPSQTRPYIYLPRDFQLRRRISREISLLNCHRHLAITQSRLTWAEPSSCHLYRGKPVSQCLRQLQVSRSLISPACLVRVLRRQRDPKSPSGVL from the coding sequence atggccCAAAGTTTCTCAGCAAGTGGCTGTCGGAGCCACACTGGATCCAGTCGGCCTCGGTCCAGGTTCTCAACACTGACTCCTGAGCTACTGGTCCAGGCTCCAGCCGTCACTCAGCAGAGCCACAGGTTAAAACCccgaccccagccccagccccaacgGAAAGGGCAGGAACCGGTCCAACCCAGCGCAGTGAAGACAGCCGTGTGGGCCGAGAGGCGCGCTCGGAGCGTGTACCTTTGCCGGCGTTTTCCGAGCGCAGCTTGGGGGCAGAAGGATCCATCcggccagggggaggggccgggcagCCTGGCGGCGTACCAAACGCGACcggcggcggaggaggcggaggaggcggagggCGAGAAGACTGAGTCCAATGCCGCTTCCTGCAGCACTGAGTACATCGCCCCGGAAGCGCGGCGCCAGCGGGCGAGGGGGAGCACAGGTGGAGCCCGAGAGGCGGCGTCCAGGGCGGAGAGCGCTGTGAGGCTGCTAGGGCGGCGCTCACCTAGTCGTCTCGCGTTCCGCTGGGTGGGACAGCAAGCCAGCAATTGGacccctcaccctccctctcAGACTCGGCCCTACATCTACCTTCCCCGCGACTTTCAGCTCAGACGCAGAATATCCCGCGAGATCAGCCTCCTGAACTGTCACCGGCATCTCGCGATAACACAATCTCGGCTCACATGGGCGGAGCCATCTTCCTGCCATCTTTACCGCGGGAAACCGGTATCACAATGTCTTCGACAGTTGCAAGTATCGCGAAGCTTGATCTCGCCCGCTTGCCTGGTGCGGGTTTTGAGGAGGCAGAGAGACCCTAAGTCACCTTCCGGCGTGCTCTAG